The genomic DNA CTTCGCTGTGGCTCACGATTGCGACGTGACGAGCCTTTTCGCCGCCGAGTCGTCGCTTGATCCAATCGAGTAGGTCCGATAGAGTCGATTTGTCGTAGcgaaagaagtcgagaatgacgtcaggcCACGTCGCCTCCATTAGAGCCGAAGATGAGGGgattttcgacgagacgaggATCAATTTgagcgacggagacgacgacagtAGCGTgcccgacgtcgtttcgacgcccGAATCGTGAAAGTCGTCCATTTACGCCGGCGAATCCCAAAGAATAGGAGAAAGCAATCGCCCGTATATCCTTCTATTATTTCCTTagtaaaagaagacagaggataaatctaaaaaattacaaacAGATGCAAGAATACTTACTTAGTTACTTGGGAATAATTCACAAAAGCAAGTGTCCATGTATTACGGTGGGTTTAACTCTATCAAACATACGATTCTGGCATATCTGCAAATATTTCATTCTGAATTTCTTCCGGCGACAGAATGCCGTTGTCATCGTCCCCCCTTTCCCCCTCTCTTCCTTTCACGCTCTCCTCTCCCGCCTGTACATCGCCCAGCGGGCTAGAACCGCCCAAAAAACGCGAATCAAACGTCGAACTGCTTCCGTACGGCCTCATCTGCGCGACGAGCGGGGGCGCCGACTGTGGAACGCGCTGACTGTCCGCGCGACGTACAAGAGAAGGCGAAGTGCTCGGCGACGTGCCACCAGCCGTTCGAAGacatccgccgccgctgccacGACCTAACGGACGTCCGGACTCAAATGCTCGTAAAACGGCTCTTCTAtccggcagcggcgacgaatcgacgccaGATACTTTATCTCTTCTCAACCAATCCTGCTGCTGatgctgatgatgatgatgatgttcCTCCAAAGGCGTTCGCGCCGATTGCGTTCGCCAAattcgcgccgccgccgatgaaGACGAACTCTCCGGCGAAGCGCTCGTTCTCTGTTCGTAAAGCCGATGGAAATTGCTTCCACCGACGGGCTGAAGCGACGGCGGTGGACGATGtgccgccggcggcggtggcggcggcggcactgGACGCGATTGAACAAGAGGAGAAACCGTTGAATTCGtctgttgttgttgtgaACTCGAATCCGTCATAGGCCGTTGAAGATAAATGGAGCGATTGTAGCGAGTTGGAcgagtcgccgccgccgccgatccCGAATAACTTCGAGTGCGAGACGAAGCGAACCCGGGCACGGATGACGACCACGGAGAAAAATGAACTGTCGTCGCCGGAGACGAATGAGGCAGACTtccgccgcccccgccgccgccgcgtttcCAATCGGATGTATGACGGTCGTTACGTTGTGTTTTCCGCGTCCGCTCTCGTGGCGATGACTCGCTTCCACCGACTGCCCCGTCACGACGGCGGTAAACGTCGGCGGAACGTAAtatcgcgacggcgacgacggctgtCGCATGCTCGAGAAACGAAACTGAggcgtcgaagtcgtcgaggAATAGTCGAGTgttggcggcggtggcggcggaggtggaggcggcggaggcggaggcggcggtgcCGGCGGTTGTTGTTGCAAAAAATGTTGACGTCTTGAGTTTGACCAacttgccgccgccgtcgacgacgacgatggcggAGTCAAAGCGACgggaattcgtcgaattgccATCGCTTCGGCGTACGTCGGCGGCTGGCGGACTTGCATCTGTTGCGTGCGAAAAAGACGCGACGTTTCCGGACTGGCCGGCGCCGATTGGCAAAAACGAgtcgccgcccccgccgtcgccggaaaCTGTGCCGGTGGCGCTGGAGCGGCGGGCGAAAAGGCGAGCGAAGACGCCGACGTGTCGGACTCAAGAGACGATTGCCGACTCTTCGCAAACGATCGCCAATATCCGTGTAAGCGTTCGGTTGCCGTAGCAATCGCCGcattggcggcggcgacggcggcatccGAAGGTTCCTCCGTCtcttccgacgacgtcgcaacggcggcggcgggcggcTGACCGGGTAAACGACGCGTCGTCTGCGGCGGAGCGACGGGCTGTCGCTTATGAATAACGAGttgagacggcggcgacgtcggataGCAATAACTATCAAGAGAATACGAAGAAAGATCGGGAGACTCCGTGAAAAAAGGCCGTCTCAACGAcacttcatcatcatcatcatcatcatcgtcctCATCCTCATCCTCATTTTCTTCCGTATCGAGTAAGGACGGCATGGAGCCGCCGCCCGTCGTATGAAAAGAATTCCCCCCAAATCGTCCGGAATCGTGAACGCGTTCCAAACTGTTGCACGCCGATTGCGTAACCATGgtcggaagacgacgcgGATGTTGGAATtcatccgacgacgattgcgtATTCTGCTTCTGCTCCTCCCCCGATTGGCTCAACCCGCGCGACAGTCGTCTCACCATAGCAACGTCTAAATCCTCCGCACTTTTCGTCGCGACAATCGCCGGCCCGCTATTGCTCTTCAAGTGCGCCGTCATAACGGGTTTTTCCGAATCGTTGCTCTGCATGgacagcgtcgacgtcgccgcgtcgtcggtcgACTCGCCGTAATCCAtatccgtcgacgacgtcgaattgcgaATTTTCCCGCCGACCccctttcgtcgtcgccacttGGATTTTCCGTCGCCTTCGCTCTGAACGCGAACCAATCGCTTCTCCTCGCCTTGACGAAAGATAATCGGCAATTCCGGCGAAAAGACCTCTTGGCAACGATCGATTATGAACTCGATGAGCGGCGGCACTTCGTTACGGACCGTCGACATCGAAGTTTCCGGCCAGAGAATGCTCGGCGAAATGCAAACGGAGATATTATAAGCGTTCATGCTGTTCATATCCGCGTTTTCGGCGAAGTGAGACAGAAGCCAGAAGACGTGACGTAGGACCGTGTAATTTGCCGCCGGTAGCGAATCAAGGACTCTATAGTAGTCCCACATAAAGAAAAACTCTACTTTTCCATTTATTCTTACTCTTGAATGCGTTGAATTCTATCCGCTTCTTCGAAATGATTGCTTTCGACGAGTCGCTCGTAATTTTTGCAGCAGAACACGCAATCCGGTAAGCTTCTCAAAAATTCCTtagcaacgaaaaaaaatttccacCAAAATTCGCCATAGAATCTTTTTTTATCTCACTTTGATGACGCTGGACAAAACTAGAATGTCGACCTCATTGATATTAATCTCTTCCCCTACAAAATACAtagattttaatttttaattcttttcattttgtaCCGGAATCGAGAGCCTCTTTGAATTCTTTCGCGTGTCTAGCGTTGCAAGATCGTCTCAATATCCCAGGAACGGTTGGTCCATCCCTGTACAGCCTCACTAGCATATCCTAGCAACAAAAAACCCCGTATATAATACTGGATCTAAAAAACGTCTTGTCGCTTCGTTTGCCTTTATGGGTGGAGGAAGATTTCCTCCTCTTATAATCAATGCCAAGTCTCTTCCAAATAATCTTAAtcgcgagagagagagaagacatTCTATGACGTCCTATAGGATGCCATGACAACAGTGTACCTTCGCATTTTGTCACTCATTCTTGGATCACCCGATTTTaatttcgttctcgtcgcccACTTCATCATCGGAGATTTCCTCAACGTCTTTCGTAGAAAAGTCTTGGGaccttagcgcgcgcgctaatcaCCAGGGAAACCAACACGCATCTAGCGCTCTAACCCTACCTGGTGACGAAGTAGCCGgtttcttcgcctttttcaaaaCAAATTGACACGTAGGTTTGCTGAGCGACTTGAGATCCGGTTCAGATTCAAAACTGCGCATGACCGTCTGCCGATTATAGTAGCACTTGATAGCAAAAATACACTCATGCCCTAGAGACAAAGTCtcaagaagaaacgacgtcattatcATCAGTTTCTACCTATGAGAGGATAGGCTATGTCGTCTTTCCCGGATATAACCCACAACCGGTAATAGGAAGGAGACTCCTGTAACTGAAACTAGAGCCAATACGCGGAAACTCTAAACACTGACGTCACAGTCGAGTTGTTCCAGAGCCTTTTCCACGGTCGATGTAGTCGTATCCGTTTTAGTAACTTTCAACGTCACCAATTGCAaagcctaagaaaaaaaagaaattcaatttttttcattaaaCATTTAGCTCTAAGTCTATTtaccgatgacgtcaaaacggcTTTGTTGTGAATTTTCACCGTTGTCATTTTCGGTTCGACGAATTCCCGCTGCTTCATGAGAAATCGTTCGAACAAGCAATACCAcaactctttctcttcaggacACCTATGtaaatataaattatttatttatttattttatttttctgaGATCTTACCCGAATGTGACAACGGCGTTCGTCGTTGGCCAGCCAATCACGAAAGACGACTCTCCACTATTGGAGAACTCGGACACCTCGTCCACGCAATCGGCAAGCCACATGTCCGACAATCTGACGTGATTCTTCAAGtgatacgacgacgacgaccttgagaaggcaaaaaaaacagctgaaaaaaacaacaaaaacatTCCCCCCCAAAGCGGCATCTTACTTCTGCTTAGCGATCAATAAAACGTCActgaataaatacaaatACCGATCCTGTCGCGTGCAACCCTAAAAATAGGAGAAAACATCCAGGGAATTATTTCTAAAGGAAATCCACTTACAGTCGTCAGCTTGACGGGACCCTCTTTCACGTAGAGTCGCACGCTCGACTTTGATCCGCCTTTCCAAGCTCGTATGACGCCCGGAGCGATGTTCGTCGACAAGCCGTGAACGACTCCGCAACTCAAATGACGCACGTGCTTCGATCCGGTCATCGCCGCATAGCGAAGACCCCCATtggacgttttctttttccgacCTTCCGACTGAAAGGGAAAGAAaataatcttttttttaattaaaacaatttCCAAACTCACGTCCAAAACGTcgagcgatgacgtcagatagAGATTCTGAGCAAATCGTTCCTGAACTTGCGCCAATCT from Oscarella lobularis chromosome 11, ooOscLobu1.1, whole genome shotgun sequence includes the following:
- the LOC136192648 gene encoding uncharacterized protein isoform X1 codes for the protein MSCDVVASPPRYEPPPKSRVSRRTSLTINATSKRTPPTFNIRLLLPDGKERQVSLACGGGGGEIDAYASKKSSNDGSGSPPVDLNDVISPVVKEVGFVSPVLRTESGERVRLDERFNVESLDGATFVLEECDRKCQEGGDERRKMVIDHFLDSERAYLERLGSIFHTYVNPLRKWGLTGDDHHILFGTLQRVVQRVRLFVDEMDKALVSWDPDRSEIGGLFAENFWSAYDDYCADNAKVMKLLKSKQDESSTFSAFLDVRRGTVNPSLDSFMALPIERLNEYRRLLDDLADTLPTRHPDANNVSEAGSRVNQLIERRQEEMQYLENEARLAQVQERFAQNLYLTSSLDVLDSEGRKKKTSNGGLRYAAMTGSKHVRHLSCGVVHGLSTNIAPGVIRAWKGGSKSSVRLYVKEGPVKLTTGCTRQDRYLYLFSDVLLIAKQKSSSSYHLKNHVRLSDMWLADCVDEVSEFSNSGESSFVIGWPTTNAVVTFGCPEEKELWYCLFERFLMKQREFVEPKMTTVKIHNKAVLTSSALQLVTLKVTKTDTTTSTVEKALEQLDCDESPSYYRLWVISGKDDIAYPLIGHECIFAIKCYYNRQTVMRSFESEPDLKSLSKPTCQFVLKKAKKPATSSPGPKTFLRKTLRKSPMMKWATRTKLKSGDPRMSDKMRRLFGRDLALIIRGGNLPPPIKDMLVRLYRDGPTVPGILRRSCNARHAKEFKEALDSGEEININEVDILVLSSVIKEFLRSLPDCVFCCKNYERLVESNHFEEADRIQRIQEVLDSLPAANYTVLRHVFWLLSHFAENADMNSMNAYNISVCISPSILWPETSMSTVRNEVPPLIEFIIDRCQEVFSPELPIIFRQGEEKRLVRVQSEGDGKSKWRRRKGVGGKIRNSTSSTDMDYGESTDDAATSTLSMQSNDSEKPVMTAHLKSNSGPAIVATKSAEDLDVAMVRRLSRGLSQSGEEQKQNTQSSSDEFQHPRRLPTMVTQSACNSLERVHDSGRFGGNSFHTTGGGSMPSLLDTEENEDEDEDDDDDDDDEVSLRRPFFTESPDLSSYSLDSYCYPTSPPSQLVIHKRQPVAPPQTTRRLPGQPPAAAVATSSEETEEPSDAAVAAANAAIATATERLHGYWRSFAKSRQSSLESDTSASSLAFSPAAPAPPAQFPATAGAATRFCQSAPASPETSRLFRTQQMQVRQPPTYAEAMAIRRIPVALTPPSSSSTAAASWSNSRRQHFLQQQPPAPPPPPPPPPPPPPPPPTLDYSSTTSTPQFRFSSMRQPSSPSRYYVPPTFTAVVTGQSVEASHRHESGRGKHNVTTVIHPIGNAAAAGAAEVCLIRLRRRQFIFLRGRHPCPGSLRLALEVIRDRRRRRLVQLATIAPFIFNGL
- the LOC136192648 gene encoding uncharacterized protein isoform X2, which gives rise to MSCDVVASPPRYEPPPKSRVSRRTSLTINATSKRTPPTFNIRLLLPDGKERQVSLACGGGGGEIDAYASKKSSNDGSGSPPVDLNDVISPVVKEVGFVSPVLRTESGERVRLDERFNVESLDGATFVLEECDRKCQGGDERRKMVIDHFLDSERAYLERLGSIFHTYVNPLRKWGLTGDDHHILFGTLQRVVQRVRLFVDEMDKALVSWDPDRSEIGGLFAENFWSAYDDYCADNAKVMKLLKSKQDESSTFSAFLDVRRGTVNPSLDSFMALPIERLNEYRRLLDDLADTLPTRHPDANNVSEAGSRVNQLIERRQEEMQYLENEARLAQVQERFAQNLYLTSSLDVLDSEGRKKKTSNGGLRYAAMTGSKHVRHLSCGVVHGLSTNIAPGVIRAWKGGSKSSVRLYVKEGPVKLTTGCTRQDRYLYLFSDVLLIAKQKSSSSYHLKNHVRLSDMWLADCVDEVSEFSNSGESSFVIGWPTTNAVVTFGCPEEKELWYCLFERFLMKQREFVEPKMTTVKIHNKAVLTSSALQLVTLKVTKTDTTTSTVEKALEQLDCDESPSYYRLWVISGKDDIAYPLIGHECIFAIKCYYNRQTVMRSFESEPDLKSLSKPTCQFVLKKAKKPATSSPGPKTFLRKTLRKSPMMKWATRTKLKSGDPRMSDKMRRLFGRDLALIIRGGNLPPPIKDMLVRLYRDGPTVPGILRRSCNARHAKEFKEALDSGEEININEVDILVLSSVIKEFLRSLPDCVFCCKNYERLVESNHFEEADRIQRIQEVLDSLPAANYTVLRHVFWLLSHFAENADMNSMNAYNISVCISPSILWPETSMSTVRNEVPPLIEFIIDRCQEVFSPELPIIFRQGEEKRLVRVQSEGDGKSKWRRRKGVGGKIRNSTSSTDMDYGESTDDAATSTLSMQSNDSEKPVMTAHLKSNSGPAIVATKSAEDLDVAMVRRLSRGLSQSGEEQKQNTQSSSDEFQHPRRLPTMVTQSACNSLERVHDSGRFGGNSFHTTGGGSMPSLLDTEENEDEDEDDDDDDDDEVSLRRPFFTESPDLSSYSLDSYCYPTSPPSQLVIHKRQPVAPPQTTRRLPGQPPAAAVATSSEETEEPSDAAVAAANAAIATATERLHGYWRSFAKSRQSSLESDTSASSLAFSPAAPAPPAQFPATAGAATRFCQSAPASPETSRLFRTQQMQVRQPPTYAEAMAIRRIPVALTPPSSSSTAAASWSNSRRQHFLQQQPPAPPPPPPPPPPPPPPPPTLDYSSTTSTPQFRFSSMRQPSSPSRYYVPPTFTAVVTGQSVEASHRHESGRGKHNVTTVIHPIGNAAAAGAAEVCLIRLRRRQFIFLRGRHPCPGSLRLALEVIRDRRRRRLVQLATIAPFIFNGL
- the LOC136192648 gene encoding uncharacterized protein isoform X3; translation: MALPIERLNEYRRLLDDLADTLPTRHPDANNVSEAGSRVNQLIERRQEEMQYLENEARLAQVQERFAQNLYLTSSLDVLDSEGRKKKTSNGGLRYAAMTGSKHVRHLSCGVVHGLSTNIAPGVIRAWKGGSKSSVRLYVKEGPVKLTTGCTRQDRYLYLFSDVLLIAKQKSSSSYHLKNHVRLSDMWLADCVDEVSEFSNSGESSFVIGWPTTNAVVTFGCPEEKELWYCLFERFLMKQREFVEPKMTTVKIHNKAVLTSSALQLVTLKVTKTDTTTSTVEKALEQLDCDESPSYYRLWVISGKDDIAYPLIGHECIFAIKCYYNRQTVMRSFESEPDLKSLSKPTCQFVLKKAKKPATSSPGPKTFLRKTLRKSPMMKWATRTKLKSGDPRMSDKMRRLFGRDLALIIRGGNLPPPIKDMLVRLYRDGPTVPGILRRSCNARHAKEFKEALDSGEEININEVDILVLSSVIKEFLRSLPDCVFCCKNYERLVESNHFEEADRIQRIQEVLDSLPAANYTVLRHVFWLLSHFAENADMNSMNAYNISVCISPSILWPETSMSTVRNEVPPLIEFIIDRCQEVFSPELPIIFRQGEEKRLVRVQSEGDGKSKWRRRKGVGGKIRNSTSSTDMDYGESTDDAATSTLSMQSNDSEKPVMTAHLKSNSGPAIVATKSAEDLDVAMVRRLSRGLSQSGEEQKQNTQSSSDEFQHPRRLPTMVTQSACNSLERVHDSGRFGGNSFHTTGGGSMPSLLDTEENEDEDEDDDDDDDDEVSLRRPFFTESPDLSSYSLDSYCYPTSPPSQLVIHKRQPVAPPQTTRRLPGQPPAAAVATSSEETEEPSDAAVAAANAAIATATERLHGYWRSFAKSRQSSLESDTSASSLAFSPAAPAPPAQFPATAGAATRFCQSAPASPETSRLFRTQQMQVRQPPTYAEAMAIRRIPVALTPPSSSSTAAASWSNSRRQHFLQQQPPAPPPPPPPPPPPPPPPPTLDYSSTTSTPQFRFSSMRQPSSPSRYYVPPTFTAVVTGQSVEASHRHESGRGKHNVTTVIHPIGNAAAAGAAEVCLIRLRRRQFIFLRGRHPCPGSLRLALEVIRDRRRRRLVQLATIAPFIFNGL